The nucleotide window CGGAAGGTTTTGACCTTGAAGATCAAAATTGCGGGCCTTGACGGCTCACTGCGAAATTTCGGCATCGCAAAAATGCTTTACGACACGGACACCGGCGCGCTGTCGGTGGATGATCTGCTGCTGATCGAGACCGAGAAAGAGCAGACCAAGAAGATGCGCGCCTCCTCCGATACCTTCGAGCGCGCTAAGAAGCTCGCCGAACAAGCCGATGCCTTCACAAAGGATTGTGTTGTCACCTTCGCAGAAGTCCCGTTTGGCGGAAAGTCATACGATGCCGTTCTCGGTTTCGGGATCGTCATCGGCATCTACGCTTCGCTGACTGTTACACCCGAGGAGGTGGCCCCGGCGCAGACGAAGATCGCGGCCGTCGGCACGCGCACGGCATCCAAGGAAGAAATGATCCACTGGGCCTTCAACCTTTATCCGGACGCGCCGTGGCTGACTACCAAACGCGGCGGGGTAATGGTGCCGACGCAGAAGAATGAGCACCTGGCCGACGGCTGTGGTGTTGTTCATGCAGGCATCAAACTGCCATCCTTCCGGCAGGCTATTCAGATGATCGCCGCGAGCCAAAAGCTGGCAGCATAAACTGCGTAAAATTCAAGCCTATGCAGTCAATCAATATTGACTTAGTATAAGCGTCCTTTGAAATTCTAACATCACGAGACATACCATGCTCTTTGAACGTCAAGTCGAGCGGCTGCCGGATTATTACCCGTGGACGCAGGACTTTATCGAAGCCATGCAAGACGGCTTCTGGACTGCCAAGAAATTCACCTTCGACACCGACAAGACGGACTACGAGCTCAACCTCAGCGAGGACAAGCGCCTGATGGTCACGCGCTGCCTGGCCGCAATCGCGCAGATCGAAATCGCCGTGAAGGAGTTTTGGAAGCGCCTTGGCGATCACCTGCCCCACCCGTCTATCAAGGATCTCGGGATTACGATGGCCTACATCGAGGTCATCCATAACAACGCCTACGAGAAGCTCCTGAAGAAGCTCGGCTTGATCGACGTCTTCAAGGAGAACATGAATGTTCCGGCTGTTGCTGGTCGCGTCGGCTATCTCAGCAAGCACAGTGAGCGCGTCTACACCGACAACCGCAAACAATATATCTACAGCCTGATCCTCTTCACGATGTTCGTGGAGAACGTCAGTCTGTTCAGCCAGTTTTACGTAATTCTCTGGCTCAACCGTTTTGAAAACGTGCTC belongs to Pararhizobium qamdonense and includes:
- a CDS encoding ribonucleotide-diphosphate reductase subunit beta, which codes for MLFERQVERLPDYYPWTQDFIEAMQDGFWTAKKFTFDTDKTDYELNLSEDKRLMVTRCLAAIAQIEIAVKEFWKRLGDHLPHPSIKDLGITMAYIEVIHNNAYEKLLKKLGLIDVFKENMNVPAVAGRVGYLSKHSERVYTDNRKQYIYSLILFTMFVENVSLFSQFYVILWLNRFENVLKDAAQQVKYTRNEELLHAQAGAKIINTLRKEYPDLFDEEMERKIKHECHVAFGAECELINWMVGDFQGEKLNAELLKGYVAQRFNESLEMVGYVPVFHVEASVLEATFWMTEGLYAPSKVDFFHSEPTEYAQAEAADDEF